The sequence below is a genomic window from Cicer arietinum cultivar CDC Frontier isolate Library 1 chromosome 6, Cicar.CDCFrontier_v2.0, whole genome shotgun sequence.
tgaaattgttatatatatatatatatatatatatatatatatttttgtaattgcatttatatatgtcgtataatatggataggaaatggatgtctgccaatcgattgtcaaaagagtatgaaattggagcgaaggagtttgttgagtttgcagtgaagaatgcaaaagatccaaatagagtagtttgtccttgtttaaaatgttgttttggaaaacgtgttagagaagatgaattagaaggacatctagtatgtaatggaattgatcaaagctacacatgttggataagacatggtgagaaaaaaaaaggaaacattaattttgagaatagttctacatatgcttcaactgatttcgatacagatacatatgagccggaccgagttgatgagattgcaaaagcagttgaagaagatcttcgagattgtcctaaaatgtttgaaagtttgttgagtgatgcagagaaagaattatataatggttgtactaaattcacaagactgtcagcgatattaaagttgtacaacttaaaagcgagtaatggatggtctgataaaagctttacggaattattaacactcataaaagatatgttgccagatgataatgaacttcccagtcggacctacgaggctaaacggattttgtgttctattggaatgagttacgaaaggattcatgtgtgtcctaacgattgcattttatttcgaaacgaatatgaactacttaaggcgtgtccgaaatgcaatgtctctcgatataagaagaaagaatctactccagcaaaagtcgtgtggtattttcctataataccaagatttaggcgcatgtatcgcagtgaagaagattcaaaacacttgacatggcatgcagatgaaagaattagagatggaatgtttcgacaccctgcagattccccacaatgggcaaaaattgatcacgagtatcctgaattcgggatagagtcaagaaatctaagacttgcactttctactgatggaatgaatccacatggtcttcaaagcatctcacatagcacgtggcctgtgattttggtaatatataacctacctccatggttatgtatgaagcgtaagtttatgatgttgtctctgttaatttctggacccaaacaaccggggaatgatatcgacgtatacttgactcctttaattgaagatttaaaaattttgtgggagacaggtgtggaagtttatgatgggtataagaaagaatgtttcaatttgagggctaatTTGTTcagcacaattaatgattttccagcatatggtaatttatcaggatatagcattaaaggtcagtgtgcatgtcctatatgtgaagagagtacaaattggatgcggttgaaacattgtaagaagaatgtgtttcttggaaatcgtagatttttaccttatagtcatcagtatcgtgggtggagaaatgcattcaatggaaaatcagaggaaggcaaagctcctttagcaccgactggatatcaaatacttgaaaaagtacaaggtttgaccaataaatttggcaaaccttttgcgggagagctggtgaaaactgggtggaagaaaaagtcaattttctttgaattgccatattggaagtcattgtatgtaagacatttcctcgatgtgatgcatattgaaaaaaatgtatttgaaagtgttattggtacgttactcaatgttccaggaaagtctaaagatggcgtcaatgcaagattggacttggtcgatatgggaataagaaatgaattggctccagtaaagaaaggaaatcgcacgtATCTACCTCccgccgctcatactctatctagaaatgaaaaaattgttttatgtaaatttctacacaaagttaaagttccagaaggatactcttcgaacattaaaaatttggtttgtatgaaatacctcaagttaaaaggtttgaagacccatgattgtcataaaTGGATCATTttctaccaataggtatacgttccatcttacctgaaaaagttcgactagccttaactagattatgtttcttcttcagggaaatttgtagtaaagtgatcgaccctcataaaataccgacattgcagagggaaattgttgttactttgtgtgagcttgaaatgtatttcccaccatcgttttttgatataatggttcaccttactgttcatctggttaaggagacacaactttgtgggccagcttatatgagatggatgtatccgatagaacgatatatgaaaatattaaaagggtacgtaaaaagtagaagtcgaccagaaggttgtattgctgaacgatacattgttgaagaggctgctgaattttgtattgaatatctgtccaatgttgaatccatagggcttcccatgtctcgtcattcgggaagaatatcaggagaagggataattggaaggagactactgactatatcaaggacataatgggagcatgcacaattgtatgttctgcacaatgatggtgaagttcaaccgtatgttacaatacacatggatcagttatcttgtttgaacatgaataggaatcaaaattggataactcgagagcacaatcaaagttttataacatggttaaaaaatcacataaagtcaaaatttaatatagaccccggatcaatttcaaataaattgaggtggctagcaaatggtccgagcttacatgtcttttcttacactggttatgttattaacggctacacattttacaccaaagaacaagatgattagaccactatgcaaaatagtggagtcactctcgtagctgaagcgatgcatgtctcaagtgcaaaagacaaaaacccaatatatgcaaatctatcatattttggggttatcgagcgcatatgggagttagactacacaatgtttcgtgttcccatatttggttgcaagtgggtcgataataataatggcgttcggattgatgagtcaggattcttgcttgtcgattttaatagggtgggatacaaagacgagccttttattttagcgtcgcaagctcaacaagtgttttatgtcactgatccttctaatgataaatggtctgttgtcctatcgaccaataaaataagtgatgataacaataatgatgaagatgttggtaatgatcttttatttgcaacatcacaacaaccacatgaaattgattcaactgatgatggtttatatcttagagatgatcatgatgagggaatttggattaatccatcgtttcgtattgtaaatggacaaacaaatgtgaatgtcaccaggaaaagaagaagggcatcttaatgtatatgtttaattgttttatataagctatgcatgtaatctgaattattgtgataaatatgcatgtaatctgaattattgtgataaatatgcatgtaatctgaattattgtgataaatatgcatgtaatctgaattattgtgataaatatgcatgtaatctgaattattgtgataaatatgcatgtaatctgaattattgtgataaatatgaatataatctgaattattgtgataaatatgcatgtaatatgaattattgtgataaatatgcatgtaatttgaattgagtgttttatactaatatggCAGAATAGCAACAGATTTCATATCATAAGCTTTTGGAATCAAACCATACATAGCAGCATATTGGGATCCTAGTTATAACATCTCACAGTTTGCTACTAATGTCACTTATGTAATGTAAATTAAGTGTCAATTCGATTGGAATAAACGTCTGAGTTACAGTCATCCAAAATTGAACGcaaataaaaccaacacaaaaataacatactgaggccttttacaacgctttttataaaaagcgctgtaaaagacccttttgaaaataagtaaaaaatacattttacagcgcttatttgaagaagcgctgtaaaaagctttaaaaataatattcatcagacacctaacatgactatctttaacaggattttcttcaaacaccttgtacgcatcatgagaatccccaaaaacacattgttaacaaaaacatcagactcaaacccatttttcgcaacatggcaatgaacctgaataccaagtttcgatttaagaaggaaagggaatgtaaagagataaaaagggtgttgaggtggagattgaattgtgaaagagtaagctttgatgtttgtgaagaagatgcataaaaggagaagagtttggtgaagaggaagggatttttgtggtgaccagttactactatgtgggttttgcatgcatgttgagcttgtttaaaaaataacataacaaaacacaaaaacaataaggccttttacaacgctcatttaaaaaagcgatgtaaaaggctttaaaaaaaacattcatataacataataaaacaaggaggtctattacagcgcttgtccaaataagcgctgtaaaatattgttttaaaaataaaataaagagaccttttacagcgcttatttgaacaagcgatgtaaaagggttttatatataacataataaaacaatgaggtcttttacagcgcttatttgggaaaaacgctgtaaaagagcctttttaaaaattaaataaggacgccttttagagcgctttttaaacaagcgctgtaaaagggttataaaaaagcgccgtaaaagggttacgtatatataacagttaccgcttcaatttcctcttcattacgtaaacttcactatcatctcaaccttcatcgttcttttcttcttttgcaaaccctatcatcctgTCCATTATGAACCTTATTTCCatgatcatctccttcatttcaaaccttatttccatccaagatcatctctcccatttcacacaatatattttcattgaaatacgtaaccctcattacgtatttcttcaataccgtatttctgtgaaccatatttctgtgaactttctgcgttccctcttttctttacatttcatctttcttcgaaccattattcaggtattgatgttataaattttttgtaatcattaaaatgcatgttgagcttttttaagatatactgatacatgttgagcttgtttataataatgcatgttgagcttgttgatgttatactaaactgcatgttgaacttgttgtagttaaatggatacaaacaaagatttagaagttcaaaatgaagaagttggcacctccaagacttatgaaaaagaagtcaaacgtggtgcaactatcatgcaaaaggtgattaaagcacggagtagtggcattaaatttgaggtatactatatatactctgtttgctgtgtgtttttttatctttttttagggtttagggcatgtacttactatatgagtttattaggttggctggaacgagagtggtcagccagttgaccccaacagctccatgtttgtaagctacattggggctgttgttcgtcaaaatgtcccaataacaatagacaactggagagataaggcgttgaaggatgccaaagatatcatctggaatgacattcaagtaaatattttgatctactcttttgtcatttataatgttttttctgtaaaatacattacttatgattgttttcattgcagaccacttttgttcttgatgaggaacgaaagtcatatgttttgagagttgctgggaaaatccatcgtggatttagatcccatctctcaaatttctatctaaaagatagagaaggaaacacaaatgctgaacctccaaagatatatcaacattatatatcaaaggatgaatggagtgcatttgtttccaaacgttctgacccggcgtttgtcgtaagttattaatttattagcatttgtgttttattattcatattcgtagcgtattttaactttttacacaattgctattttttttttatatagaatattagtacggcaaatcgcgaacgggcaagcaacccaaaacacccatacaagaaatcacgtatgggatatgcacgccttgatcaacaacttgtaagtaattaaacatcacttttatataatgaagtaatttgtattataaactatagtgtgtaactaatttgtattattttgtttatgattttaacgaatagagaaaagacacccaagccgatcaacccttgggtcgtcatatcttatggaaggaagcgcgtgttaacaaagatggagtggttgataatgaaaatgtcaagaaagttgtagaactttgtgtaagtatattatcactttaatattttttaatattgtattttaaaaatgctattgaacttatctttttaatgttacatgtattttaggaaattattgaacaaagttctgaaactcaagagggcaacaaggatacttgcagggacattcttggtaaagtgtttaatgtccctgagtattccggtcgagttagggggaaaggatttggcgtaactcccaaaagcttttttcctcaagagaagcgtcaaaaaccttccaacgaggaagtattagagaagctcagaatcctatcagtgcaagtggcactcttggtgaatacgaataaagacaagcaacttccggatcagatccaacctgaaatacaaatggagagtgaaaccgcaagttgcaacgtcggtttcaaaagtattcccgaggtaattaattacttacttgcttatgtaattacttatgtattaaacaaacttatatattaaccgtactaatgttttaactatttatttagggtgtcactccatgtgtcctatacttgtcctcgcctactcaacggaaggtgggaaaaggaaaattgtacaatacttcgggagaagtattgcacaatattccgatacccgcgggccatgtcaaagtatcgcctacggttgctttcgaaccaactgcaccgttgcccataccggacaacgctACGGTTGCTTttgaaccaactgcaccgttgcccataccggacaacgatggagatatgaagttcttaagcgacgctattggcagttacgtggcatggcccacacaccttgttgccctcgaaaaaaagattcccaaggacaaatcagttacatctcccgaaaaggtttgtcacatttattgcctaaggtttttcattttttcagattcaataaactaacattttacctcatttttgtaggtccaaataaataaaccaccgctacagccaaaaaaaggcagcaaacctcaaaaattggaggttaatagagCTGCCAAATCACAAAGGccggagggtaataaagctgccaaacttgcagcaacaagaaaactggatcggggaaaattggtcgttgctgctgctgctgctcctaataaaagtcagccacgccttggtaaatacggggcgtgtcttgacatccaaataaaaaggaacatgggcagcagcgaCGATTCGCGCATCGTACACatgaataaagatatatttggagatgagtatgttgaatatctcgaaaaggagcacatatacgaacttctcgaacataaggagctcaGTGCTACTGTAAtgagcttgtacataaggtaaaaaatacttttaattgcatttattggtaattaattaaatgtattggtaattaatctagtttaaaattttcattgaaggtttttgtatgagaaggtcgtgtgcacgaggaaattgtcaaataaatactcattcttgtctccgcataagatgtcgatgtggaaactcgatccagacaatgtaaagaaatacattgtagatatgtttttaggaaatatagaaaatgataaattgttcttggcaccatataattcagggtacgtaattttatcttttttaattgatgagaatttaatttattagttgtgtataaaTAAAATGCTTAAccgattttttgttgttgtagggcacattgggtgctatttgcaatcaatgcgctcactgaagttatatactatttggatcccgtgcatggaaattacaacaatcactccgaaataaagactatgctcgacacgtaagtaatattcatttatttcttacatatatatatataaataatgtgtttgttcatgctataataatcacatttattcattcgatagtgccttaaaagtttttcgagctcaaataggtgctacagtgtcgaagcaaaagtctaataacattacatggatcccaataaagtgccctcgtcaaacaaacaacatcgactgtgggtactacgtattgagattcatgaaggagattgttgagaataataaaactattatcccagaaacggtacggtatttccattatatgattttcatatataaattatctatatatttgatactaacttaatataatatgttcaatttttatattgcagtactttgacaattccagtccatcatattctgaggaagatctgatggagttaaaggaagactggtgtcagtatgtgcttaacatgcaaattatttgattttctgggaaatagcttgctgctgggcaataGATccgaatattatatggtagctagtgcatattatgtatattctgttagttattatatgtatatgatcataggacacaatatatgaacatgcatatggatctgaatgtagttaattaggttgtaaattaggttatatatatgtatctgaatgtagttaattaggttgtaaattacagagttacaaagttacatatatgttaattaagttacagagttctgttttctgttctactgattgtgtgaactgcttatggtatttgaatatgttttgttgttgtgtgcactgattgtgaactgattttggacaaaaagataaaagacagcgctttctaaaaaaatgccataaaaagctaaaaaaacgcttttcatttcaaatatttaatttacagtgtttaaaaaaaaacattttacaacgttttttttaaaaagcgctgtaaaatgttgttgtaaagcgctataatggtgtacattttacagtgtttttttgagaaagcgctgtaaaatgtacatagaaaaacgctgtaaaatgcagacccataatttcatataatgggtgtgcattttacagcgcttttgttagAAAGCGTTCTAAAAAGCATACCCATAAATCATATaatataatgggtgtgcattttacagcgcttttttgtaaaagcgctgtaaaatgttcataacaagcgcgcgttatatttacatgttttatatcgcttttttaaaagcgctgttgcatcttttacagcgctagattccacaacgttttttttttaaaaaaagcgctgtaaatggattaaaaaaagcgttgtaaattgcagtttttcgcgtagtgacaactttaattttttatttttatcaattctaccatctaattaataatatatatgcaCCACTTCAATTTATTATTCCTCTACATTACATTTATTATAATTGGAATCAAATCAATTGTTTATAAAGATAGAGAAGAACTTTACTATATGCaactttaatttcttttattaattttatcctctaattaatactatatcacattgcatttatatattattttaataaaaaattaatttgtatgaaatactcataataaattatttattgtaaaataaatgGAGTATTACCATTAGAGATATTTGAATTTTACTTTAACGACATATAAAATCATGTTCATGACTGATTGTGATCAgagtgtaaaaaaattatataaatacaaTTAGAAATGTTGGTCACTCGTTATTGACGAGAGGGAGtgtataatattttcaaaagaaaatataagatgcttaacttatatttttgtaatccaatattattattttaaaggtttatatataattttagttctCTTATTTTGATTGATAAACGATTTTAGTTCCCTCATTTCtaaatttggaatttttatctctaaattttatgatttttgagttttttttttcataatctAATTTGGAGGTTACTTTTAAGAcctgttaatatttttttttcaattttatttagcaaatgtaaattttatttttttaaaattcataatttttagtCTAAATCATCATGTCACATCATTAAATGTAATTTTCCATTATTAACAAATATGACATATCATAAAATATAGGCATAATTGTTCCTGCagtccttaacttaatttcaggtaacacttcactcatttatcttttttttcttgagttagtcttttatttaattttaaataataatttgatcatttatatcttaaaatgtcaacaatgttatcttttttttacaaaaacttagAACATTgtcaaaatcttcaaacaaaaccaatgaaattcaataccaatttcaagaaaatttatatactcatcaaatgcataactcaaatattcaaataaactcatatttccatcttcaacaacatcaaattaatcaaataaataatgaaatatgagtttatttgaagatttgagttataaatttgatgaaatttgcattatatttaagatgataattaattttatggattttgtttgaagattttgatgaattttccaagtttttgtagaaaaatgataatattgctgatattttaagatataaatgatcaaattgttacttaaaattgaataaaagattaaatcaagaagaaaaaaagaaagataaaagactgaagtgttacttgaaattaaattaaaggacc
It includes:
- the LOC140920845 gene encoding uncharacterized protein, producing MFVSYIGAVVRQNVPITIDNWRDKALKDAKDIIWNDIQTTFVLDEERKSYVLRVAGKIHRGFRSHLSNFYLKDREGNTNAEPPKIYQHYISKDEWSAFVSKRSDPAFVNISTANRERASNPKHPYKKSRMGYARLDQQLVSN